The bacterium genomic sequence ATCCGGCCGACGCGAAGGGGCTGCTCAAGGCCGCGATCCGGGACGACAACCCGGTCTTCTTCTCCGAGCACAAGATGCTCTACAAGACCAAGGGGCCGGTCCCCGACGGGGATCACATCGTCCCCTTCGGCTCGGCCGCCGTGAAGCGCGCGGGCACCGACATCACCCTGGTGGGCATTGGCTATCAGGTGGTGAACTGCCTCAAGGTCGCCGATGCGCTGGCGGGCGAGGGGATCAGCGCCGAGGTGGTCGATCCGCGCTCGCTGGCCCCGCTCGATACGGCCACCATCGCCGAGTCGGTCCGAAAGACGAACCGCTGCGTCGTGGTCGAGGAGGGGCACTTGCACAGCGGCGTGGGCGCGGAGATCGCCGCGGCGATTCAGGAGGAGGCCTTCGACTATCTGGATGCCCCCATCGGCCGGGTGGCGGCCCGTCAGGCGCCAATCCCCTTTGAGCCCACGCTGGAGGAGTACGTGCTGCCCAGTCCCGAACGGATCACCGAGGCGGTGAAAAAGGCGATGGGCGTGACGGTCTGACGCGGTTTTTTTCTGCTTTTGGACCTCTCAGGCCCCTTCCCCGCGAAGGGGCCTTTTTTTCGATATTTGCGATGTGGACAAGGGGGAGGAAGAAGATGGCTCTTCTCAGCATCAACCACACCAGTTTCACGGTCGCCGACGCCGGGGCGCTGGCCGAGTGGTACTGCGACCGGCTGGGATTCGAGGTGGCCGTGGATGCGCGCCGCCCGCAGGATTACACCGAAAAAGTTACCGGGATCCCTGGCGCGGAACTCCGGAACATCTACATTAAAGGGGGCGGCTATCATATCGAGCTGGTCGAGTACACGAAGGCGAAGGGGGTGCGGATCGACACGGCGACGAACAATCCTGGCAGCGCCCATATCGCCTACAACGTGGACGATATGCAGGGGATGTACGAGCGGCTCAGCGCCCGCGGGGTGAAGTTCATCTCGCCCCCCATCGAGATTCCCGACGGCCCGAACGCCGGGGGGCGGGTGGTCTACCTGGAGGACCCGGAGGGCAACACGCTGGAGTTCATTGAGCGGCCCGCGGGGTAGGCCGGGGTTGCCGGGTGCGGGTATACTTCCCGGAGAGAAGGGAAAGCCTCTTGCCGTTCTGGAGGTGAGATCAATTGAATTTCGAGATGGACCGGAAAAAATGGTTTGTGGCCGGTGCCGTGGGTGTGTTGATCGCCGGTCTGGCGATCGGCGTATACCTGATCCGCAACCGTCCGCGCCCGGAGACAGCCGCTGTCACCCGTGCCGGACGGGTGGTCCGCACGAGCGTTCTGAAAAAGGTGGAGAAAACCTTCTGGATCACGGCCTACGGCACGGTTCGCCCGAAAACCGAGATCACGTTGGTCCCCGAGGTTTTGGGCCGGATCATCCGCCGC encodes the following:
- a CDS encoding VOC family protein, encoding MALLSINHTSFTVADAGALAEWYCDRLGFEVAVDARRPQDYTEKVTGIPGAELRNIYIKGGGYHIELVEYTKAKGVRIDTATNNPGSAHIAYNVDDMQGMYERLSARGVKFISPPIEIPDGPNAGGRVVYLEDPEGNTLEFIERPAG